GACATGGAAAGGGATTGAGCCGAGCACCATGGAGCGTGATTTCACCGTGTATGCTCCTCTCGCGTGGAAGATCATCTCGATCAGCCCGTATTGGAAATATTTCTATTATGATGATATCGGGGCGAAAGATAGCGGTGAGATTGGAAGCAAATTCAGCCTCGATATGCCGCTCAAGCCAACCTTTACGTATAAGTATGACTATCGCTTTTACAAAGGGAGCTACTATGAGTGGGACATCTCCCACAATATTAATATTGCCTCGAACGGCGAACGACTCGCCATCTTGACCCCTTCAATGGCTTTGGGAATGGATGACCATAAGTATCAGCGCAATACCACGCTTACGCACATCGACTGGGGGCTGGAGCTGGGAGTACCGCTCAATCACCACATTATTGCGTGCGGCGTTATCCATTTCACGAAAAGCCTAACTCATGAGACTTATACCCCGGCTGTTGATATATTTGAAGACATCATACCGTGGGGTGGGCTCAAGATGACGATGCAGTTCTGAGAAAGGCAGGGGGCGGAAACAGAGTAAATTAACATATTTTTTATTCCTTCCTGCCACCTTTTTATTACCTATAGTCCGGCTATTGCCATAACATGATAATGTGAAATCAATTGACATAATCCAGGCGAGTTTCTATTTCGGAAGTCTGACAATACTTACGCCACTCCTAGGGTCGCACATATTCAGAGTGCTCGGTAGAGAGCGCAGGGATGTTGCTACTCCTTTCGCCAGGCTGGATAACGGCCTGCTGCGATTGGTCGGTGCCGACCCTTCTCACGAGATGACATGGAAAGAATACGCCCTCTCGCTACTCTCTTTCAATGGAATCGGCTTCCTATTTCTGTTAATCCTGCAGATGTTTCAAGCCGCCATGCCATTGAATCCTCAGAAATTGCCGGATGTGCCATTCTGGTTGGCCTTCAATACCGCGATCAGTTTCATAACGAACACAAACTGGCAGGCCTATTCCGGCGAGTCAGTCATGAGCTATCTCACGCAGATGGCGGGTTTGTGCGTGCAGAACTTCCTGAGCGCCGCCACGGGGATGGCCGTATTGCTGGCGCTCGCGCGCGGACTGAAGCGCCAGAGTGCAAAAACGGTGGGTAACTTCTGGGTTGATGTGACGAGGACTACAGTATATGTGCTGCTGCCTCTCTCAATTGTGCTTTCTGTCCTGTTGGTCGGTCAGGGGGTCGTCCAATCCCTGTCACCCTATATTTCTATCAAGACATTGGAAAGGGGCTCGCAGGTAATTCCACTTGGCCCTGCCGCCTCGCAAATCGCCATCAAGCAGCTGGGCACAAATGGCGGTGGATTCTTCGGAGTTAACAGTGCACACCCGTTTGAGAATCCTACCCCCTTTTCCAATTTTCTCGAGATGCTCGCCATTCTGCTAATCCCGGCCGCCTCCACATATATGTTTGGCCGGATGGTTGGCAGTCGCCGGCACGGTATGTGCCTGTTAGCGGCGATGCTCGCAATCCTCATGACGGGTCTCGGAGCGGCGTGGTGGTCGGAAACCCGTGTCAATCCGATAGTGCGAAATCCAGCGTGGCTGGAGGGCAAGGAGACAAGGTTTGGCGTGATGAACAGCATACTGTGGGGATGTGCGACGACTGCGGCATCGAATGGCTCCGTCAATGCGATGCACGACAGCATGTCGCCCCTCGCCGGCATGGTTCCAATGTTCAATATGATGCTTGGGGAGGTTGTTTTCGGCGGCGTTGGGGCGGGGCTCTACGGCATGGTGCTTTTTGTGATTCTGACCGTGTTTCTCACCGGCATCATGGTGGGACGCACCCCTGAATATCTCGGCAAGAAGATCGAGGCACGTGAGATGGTCTGGGCAATCATCGGTATTCTATTACCAAGCGCCATGATCCTGGCCGGTTCCGCCGTGGCATGCCTTTTACCGGAGGGGCGCTCCAGCGTGGCCAATGGAGGTCCGCATGGCTTGAGCGAGATTCTGTATGCGTTTACCTCGGCGTCGCAAAACAACGGGAGCGCATTTGCGGGGCTGAACGCCAACACTGTCTTCTATAACGGGGGGCTTGCGCTGGCGATGCTGATCGGTCGCTTCGGAGTGATCATCCCGGTTCTTGCGATTGCAGGCCTTCTGGTGGGTAAAAAGGCCGCTCCGCCGAGTTCAGGCACTTTCCCGACAACCGGCGTCGCATTTGTTTTTGTTCTTATCGGGGTGATTCTTATCGTCGGGGCGTTGACCTTTGTTCCCGCGCTTTTTCTCGGCCCCGTCGTTGAGCATGGTCTGATGCTGCGCGGAATGACATTCTAAAATCCAGGGATTACATATGACGACTAAATCCATAAATCTCCTCGGGGATGTTACCTTATGGCGTCGCGCTCTGCGTGATGCCGTTCTCAAGATGGATCCTCGTGAGCAGCGGAGAAATGTTGTCATGTTCATTGTCTGGATGGGGGCGGCGCTGGTGACACTTGCACTTTTTCGAAACGCGACTGCGTTCAATGTGCAGATCACATTGTGGCTGTGGTTCACGGTATTGTTCGCCAACTGGGCGGAGGCGTTGGCTGAAGGCCGCGGAAAAGCGCAGGCGGACGCGTTGCGAAAAACCCGCAGCAAGACGGTCGCCCGCAAAATAAGCGGGAGTGAAATCAAGACCGTTCCCGCTGCCGATCTTCGCGCCGGGGATATGGTGGTATGCGAGGCCGGGGACATCATTCCGGCGGACGGCGAGGTGGTCGAGGGAATTGCCACGGTTGATGAATCCGCGATCACCGGTGAATCAGCCCCGGTCATCAGAGAAAGCGGCGGCGACCGCAGCGCTGTTACGGGTGGAACGCGCGTGATCAGCGATCGCATTGTGGTGCGGGTCACCTCCCAGCCCGGCCATTCGTTCCTGGATAGAATGATTGCGTTGATCGAGAGCGCCAAACGCCAGAAGACGCCGAATGAGATTGCGTTGGCGGTGGTGCTGATAAGCCTGACTGTGCTCTTTATCCTTGTCGTCGTCACGCTTCCCGCGTTTGCATGGTACAGCGAGCAGGCCGCGCATCAGCCGGGGTCCTCCATAACAAACATAGCCGTCCTCGTTTCCCTTTTGGTCTGCCTGATGCCGACGACCATCAGCGGGCTGCTCAGCGCCATCGGGATCGGCGGCATGGACCGCATGATGCGCCACAATGTACTCGCCATGAGCGGCCGGGCGGTGGAGGCGGCAGGTGATGTTGACGTCATGCTGCTGGATAAAACCGGAACGATTACTCTCGGCAATCGTATGGCCACGGCTTTTATGCCTGTGACCGGGATTGAGGAAAGCGCGCTCGCTGATGCCGCGCAACTGGCCTCGCTTGCCGATGAAACACCGGAGGGCCGCTCCATCGCTATTCTCGCCAAAGAGCGCTATGGCTTACGGGGTCGGGAGGTTGCCGAGCCGCACGCAAAGTTCGTGCCGTTCAGTGCCCGGACACGTATGAGCGGCGTGGATTTCGTCGGGCCGGAAGGAAACATCACGCGCTCCATTCGCAAGGGGGCCGCCGAGGCGATGCGGCACTACGTGGAACAGGGGGGGGGGCTCTATCCCGCCACGGTGGCGGGAGGCGTGGAGCAGATCGCCCGAAGCGGCGGCACGCCGATTGTGGTAGCCGACGGCAAACGCGTTCTCGGCGTCGTTCATCTGAAAGATGTGGTGAAGGGCGGCATACGGGAGCGTTTTGCTCGCTTGCGCAAAATGGGAATCCGCACCATCATGATCACGGGTGATAATCCGCTGACGGCAGCGGCGATAGCAGCCGAGGCGGGCGTTGATGATTTTATGGCGGAGGCAAAGCCGGAAGACAAACTGAATCTCATCCGCATGGAACAAGCCAAGGGGCACATGGTGGCAATGATCGGGGACGGCACCAATGACTCGCCCGCCCTCGCGCAGTCGGACGTGGGTGTCGCGATGCATTCCGGAACCCAGGCCGCGCGCGAAGCCGGCAACATGGTGGATCTCGAAAGCAACCCGACCAAGCTCCTGGAAATCGTAGAAATCGGCAAGCAGATTCTGATGACGCGCGGAGCGCTCACGACATTCAGTTTCGCCAATGATGTTGCCAAGTATTTCGCGATCCTGCCCGCGATGTTCAGCACCCTGTACGCGGTGAAGGGGGGGGAGGGACCGCTTGCGAAATTGAATGTCATGCATTTGCATTCGCCCGAGAGCGCTATCTTAAGCGCGGTGGTGTTCAATGCACTGATTATCGTCGCATTGATCCCGCTCGCCCTGCGAGGCGTGAAATATCGCCCCATAGGCGCATCGGCCCTCCTCGTCAGGAACATGGTTATTTACGGACTGGGCGGTATCGTTGCGCCGTTCATCGGAATAAAGGTGCTTGACATGCTCCTTGTCGCGATGGGACTTGTGTAGCGCGGAGGTTATGACAATGATTTTTGCGAAGGCGCTTCGATTATTTCTTGTGTTGACGCTTTTGACCGGCGTGGTCTACCCGATCGGAATGACGATAATGGCGAAGATGCTTTTCCCCGAGCGTGCCGAAGGGAGTATTGTGAAATGGAAGGGCGTACCCGCTGGCTCCGCCCTCCTTGCGCAGAAGTTTGAAAGTCCCCGGTATTTTCATCCCCGCCCCTCGGCATGTGATTTCAACACGATCCCCTCCGGTGCCAGCAATCAGGGGCCGACAAGCACGGCGCTAAAAAAAGCAGTTCAGGAGCGCGCCGTGAATCTTCGTGCCGCTCACGCGTTGCATCCCGATGCCCCTGTCCCTCTCGATTTACTTTTTGCATCCGGAAGCGGGTTGGACCCGCACATCAGCCCGGCGGCCATGGCCTTTCAAATGGACAGGGTCGCCAGGGCGCGTGGGTTCACGCCCCCGCAGCGGGCACGGTTGGAGAAAGTCTCCCGGGAGCTGATCGAGCCGCCACAGTTCGGTTTCCTTGGTGAAGCCCGTGTCAATGTTTTGCTTCTTAATCTCGCCCTCGATAATCTATAATGAAGCCACATTATGAATGAAGAATTGCGGCCCAGTCCTGATGCATTGCTCTCGGCTATAAAACAGGCGGATGTGGAGCAGCGTCGCGGAAAGCTCACGATCTTCCTGGGCATGTGCGCCGGGGTGGGAAAAACCTATGCCATGTTGAAAGTGGCTCACCATCGTAAAACCGACGGGATCGCTGTAGCAATCGCGGTGGCGGAGACGCACGGCCGTTCGGAGACGGAGGTGCTGCTGGCCGGACTGCCGGTCATACCCCTCCGCCCCGTAGAGTATCATGGCGTCACGTTGCGCGAAATGGACCTGGATGCCGCTCTTCAGCGCAAACCCCAGCTCGTCCTGGTGGATGAACTGGCGCACACCAACGCACCCGGCAGCCGTCATCCCAAGCGCTATCAGGACGTTTTGGAGCTGTTGGACGCAGGGATCGATGTCTATACGACGCTTAATGTGCAGCATCTTGAGAGCCGCGTTGATGTGGTCCGGCAGATTACCGGCGTGGACGTTCATGAAACCGTCCCCGATTCAATTCTGGATCAAGCCGACAAGATACAACTGGTAGACCTGACCCCGGAGGAGTTGCGCGAACGTCTGGCTGAGGGCAAGGTGTATGTGGGCGAAATGGCGGAGACTGCCGCCGCTCATTTCTTCCGCGAGGAGAACCTGACGGCCCTGCGCGAAATGGCCTTGCGCATCACCGCGGAGCACGTCAGCCAGGATTTGCGCGACGCCATGGCGGTCCGCCAGATTACGGGACCGTGGCGAACCAATGCAAAACTCATGGTCGCCGTCGGGCCGAGCCCTTTCTCTGAGGAATTGATCCGCTGGACACGGCGCACTGCATCTGCACTGGACGCGCCGTGGGTTGCTGTCTATGTGGAGTCTGCCGTCTCCTTGAGCGAAGAGGAAAAACTGCGGCTTGCGAAGACTCTCTCCATGGCCCGGCAATTGGGCGCGCACGTGATCTCTACCGCCGGCCATGATCTTGTCAGCGCGCTTCTGCGCGTGGCGCGGGAAGAGAACGTTACGCAGATTGTAGTCGGCAAGCCTCCAGGGAGCCCCCTTATAGAATTCCTTAAGGGCGGATCGCTGGTGCAAAAGTTGATCCGTCGGAGCGGCGCTATTGACGTGTGCGTGGTGCGGGCTGAAGAAAGACAGGAGCGCCCGCGCCCATCAGCCTGGAAAACAATAAAATTCAGGCCATGGGCGATGGAAATCGGCATCGGGGCACTGTCGGTCGGCGCCGTCACCGGGATCTGCTGGCTGCTGAGGGAAATCACCGGTTACTGGGCAATCGCCTTGATCTATCTCACCCTGGTGGTTTTTCTCGCCACGAAACTGCGGCGTGTGACCATGCTGTTGATTGCCACCGCCAGCGCATTGCTCTGGAATTATCTTTTTATACCACCGGTGTTCACCTTCCGAATATCGCATTTTCCCGACGCACTGATGTTTGTCATGTACTTCATTGTCGCCCTGGTCATCGGCCAACTGACGGCCAGACTGCGCCTCCGGGAAATGGTTGAACGGAAGCGCGAGCAGCGCACCGCCGCTCTCTATCGTCTCGCACAAGGCGTGGTTGAGAGCACCACACTGGATGAGGGTCTGCGCAGGGCGATGCAGGAAATCCAGAGTGCATTCCATGCACAATCCGCCATCTTGCTGGTGGGAGAGAACGGTCAGCTCAGCGATCGTCCTCATCCTGCCAGCACCTGGCCTATGAGTGACAAAGAGAAAAGCTTGGCTATCTGGGCCTTAATGCATGGACAGCCTTCGGGCCGTTTTACCGACACGTTGCCCGAAGCCGATTCCCTGCATCTACCCCTGCAAACTACCAAGAACAAGGTGGGTGTTTTGACGGTTCATTTTCGTAACCGGCGGTCCCTGGCGCTGGATGAGCGCGAATTGCTGGAGACATTTGCGGATCAGATCGCGGTCATGATTGAACGCTATTGGCTGATCCAGCAGACCGGCCGCAGCCGCTTGATTGAAGAATCTGAGAAGTTATACAAAACCATTTTTGACTGCGTTTCCCACGAACTCAAAACACCGCTGGCCGTGATCCAGGCGGCTGCCGCCGAATTGGGTCTGATTTTTGATCGAATCAAAGAGGCTGGGGAGGGGAGAAATATTCTCAATGAAATCGAAACAGCGTCCCGCCGGCTGAGCGGAATTGTGGATAACCTCTTGAGCATGACGCGCATTGAATCAGAGCGGTACAGACTCGAACCGGCATGGTGCGACGTGGATGAAATCATCGATTCCGCGTGTCAGCAGGTGAGTGATCTGCTCGAACAACGCCGACTTTCCGTCATTGTGCCGGAAGATATGCCGTCCATCAAAGTGGATCCCGGTTTTGTGGAGCAAGCGCTGATCAATCTATTATCGAACGCCGCGTTGTACAGTCCTGCGGGTACGGAAATCAAGGTCGCTGCCCACATGGATGGCCCTCATCTCATCCTTCGGGTGATGGATGAAGGTCCGGGCCTCTCACCGGAAATGGCGAGCCGTGCTTTTGAAAAGTTCTATCGCGGCCCGAATGCGCCCCCCGGCGGAATCGGCCTCGGCCTGTCGATCGTACGCGGCTTGATACACGCGCTCGGTGGAGAGGTAGCGGCGGAGAACAATCCGGAGCGCGGCGCCACTTTCACCATGCGGATTCCGGTGGAAACAAGGATAATCACGGTGAGAACATGACGGGCGCAAAAGGCAAACCGGTGGCGCTTGTTATTGACGATGAAACCCAGATACGACGGCTTCTGCGAATAGCGCTTGAGGCGGAGGGATATGCGGTATATGAAGCGAAATCGGGGCAGGAGGGACTGACTACCGCTGTGTTCAGGCGCCCTGAGGTAATCATCCTTGACTTGGGCCTGCCTGACATGGATGGCACGGAGGTGCTCAAACGGCTGCGGGAATGGAGCAAGGTCCCTGTCTTGATCCTCTCTGTCAGGGAAGACGTGCAGGAGAAGGTCACCGCCCTGGACTTAGGCGCGGACGATTATCTGAGCAAGCCGTTCCATCCGGATGAATTGATGGCGCGCCTGCGCGTGCTCCGCCGTCATTCACCCTTAGAACCTGAAGAGCCTGTATTTGAATCCGGGCTGTTGCGTATTGATTATCTCTCGCGGAGAGTGACTGTACACGGCAAGGAAATTCACCTGACAGCGACGGAGTACACCCTGCTCCGAGTATTGGCCCGGCATGAGGGGAGGGTGGTAACGCACCGTCAGTTGTTGCGCGAGGTCTGGGGCCCTAACGCAGAAGAACGGTCGCAATATCTGCGCGTGTACATGAACCATCTCCGCAAGAAAATCGAGGCGGATCCGACACAGCCGAGTATGATCAAAACGGAGTCCGGTATCGGCTATCGTATGATATCTGAAAAGGTCTGATCTCTTGGAAGGATGACCTCGAAATCGCAGGGGGGGAGAGTGTATTTGTTATATACGGACCGGATCGGCGCGAATACGCAAACAGAATTCCGCTACAGCTCACCCCAATCTTTTAATGATGGAAAAAACCATCCGTAATTGATCCCGCGCCATCACGCCCATGTCAATCGCGTCAGAGTGGCTCACCCAGTTCAGCGCGTACTGGCAGAGGAAGAGGCCGTTCCACGCAATGAAGCCCGCCGCGAGTATGACGGCGAGCACCCCGATTCCTCTCGCGCGCATCCACTCGTAGACCGCGGCCATGCCGAGGGCGAGTATCGGGAGGCAGTTGTCAAACCTCCTCGCGCCGAAGCCTGTCCCCGCCCACCAGTCATCCACGATCGAATTGAGGTAGAGCTGCAGGATGAACACCATGAGGAGCGAGAGGCCGAGGAGCCTCTCCCTTTTGAGAAAGGCGGGCAGGCCTGCGAAGCCGAGGATGAGGGCAGGAGTCCAGCTCAGGAGGCCATGCCGGGAGGAGAAGAGCACCTCCAACGCGGCTGGCCGTCCCCAGTGGAGAAAGCCTACCCCCTGGGGGATTGTCAGGCATGAGCCATAGGTTAACTTCCACATATATATCTGAGGGGAGAAGGCGGCGAGGGCGCACGCCCCCATGAGCAGCGCGCCGGGGAGCCTGTGACCGGCGGGGATCTTCTGCGCTCCGCCCAGTGCCCCCAGGATCGGAACACAGAGGAAGATGATATTCTGCGTCCGCACGAGCGCCATCAGGCCTCCGGCAGCTCCAAGGAGGCACCAGTACGGGATGGTCCCGCGATCCCTCGCCTTCAGCCAGAGCCAGATGAAGAGGCTCACCGAGAAGAAGGATTGCGCATGGGACATCGAGGGGTAGAGGAAGAGGTAGGCGGGAAGAAACGAAGCCAGCCATATAGTGAGGACGGAGAGGAGGGAGGCGAACGTTGAAAAATAGCGCGAGCAGATAAGGAAGAGGAGGATGATACCCAGAAAGCAGTAGAGGTGCGTCCCGATCGCGATCGCCAGCGTGTAGGGAGCGGAGTAGCCGTCAACCGCGATACTCATGCCGCTCGCGTTCATCCGGCTGGCGGTCACATGCCCCAGAAAGAAGAAGGGGGACCAGAGGAGCGCGCAGCCCACGGGCGTGTGGTTCCACGCGTAGCCGGTGGAGGTGGTGATGATCTCGACCGGTTCGCGGCTTCCCGGGTAATTGAAGTAGTGTTCGAGTTCGTTGGCGGTATTGACGTCGCCGTCGAACCATGCGGAACGCAGGTATGCATAGAGACGGGCGCCGTCGCCATGCACGATCGTGTCGCGATGGATGAGCCGGCCCGCTGTGCCGGACGCGATTACCCTCGCGGTCGCAAGGTTGAAGGCGGTCAGCATGGCCGCGAACACGACGGTCAAAACCAGGAGCGCACCCTTGTGACCTGTTTCCATAATGGGAACCCCCATGTATATGTGTGAACTAATCAAACCGTCTTTATGCTGTCCGGAAACTTCGCGCATTCTTCTGGCCGGGCGTCCTTCCAACGCTGTTTCGCCGATTCCCCGGTTCGCCCACTCTCCGGTTCGGTCGATTCCTTTCAGTCCAGGTCGATTGGCCGGATCGGCCTGCCGGTATCTCCGGATTCCTCGACCTCTTTCTTTTTCTCGCGGAAGGTTTCCTCAAGGCGCTTCAGCTTGTGCTTTTCCTTTTCCTGCGCCGCCTTGAATTTCTCTTCCGTCAGGGCCGCGCTGCATTTGGCCGCCTGCACCGCATCCGCCAGCGCGTCTCCGGATTTGGTTTTGTCCCTCGCCTCAAAATGGCGGATGACCTTGCCGTTTTCGGTATTCACCTCGAGCATCCCCTTGCACATGGGGCACGTGACATAGACCGTCCGCTCTTTGGGCATGGCACCCTCCGCGAGTCGAAATTAGATACTGCGAGTTTGTAATGCCTCAGATACAGGGTGTGCGACAAAGTTTTCGCCACTGATTTTCACGGATGATTGACGGATATGCACGGATTGATTATGGTATGTATCCGCGCGCATCCGTAATAATCAGTGTACATCCGTGGTAAAACCCCATAACTGGCACATCATGCTAGTTTAAGCATGCTAGTTTAAGCTTTACACCTTGTGCTTTTCACTGTAGTTAAAACACTCTCACCGCGGTTGATTTAAAGGTCACATACACGATCTCTCCCGGCTGGAGCGCCATTTCCCTGAACGACTGTTCGGTCACCAGGACGCAAAACTCGACGCCGGCGGCCACCACGAGCCTCACCCGGTGGCCGTGCGTGCTCGAGGAAACGAGCCGACCCGCGAACGAGTTGCGCGCGCTCGAGTGGAGCTCCATCCTGGAGACGATGATATTCGTGGGATCGATCGCGACATGCACGCTCCCCGAGAGAGTGGTGTCAGCCTCGATCTGCACTCCCCCCCTCAGGGAGATTATCGTGAGGCCGTTGCGTTCGCCGGTAACCGTCCCCCGGAAGATATTCTCCGGGTGCGCCGGCACGGGCCTGCCCCGGATGATCGAAACGACGCGCGTGGAGAGGCGGTATGCCTGTTCGAGGTTGTGGGTGGCGAATACAACCGTGAAATTGTTCGTGTCGCTGAGAGAGGCGATCAGCGTCTCGATCCGGGCCGCGTTGTCGCTGTCAATATTCGCCGTCGGCTCATCGAGGAGGAGAATTCGCGGCTCCACCACGAGCGCCCGCGCAATGGCGACCATCTGTGCCTCGCCGTCCGAGAGCTCCCTCGCATTCCTCCGGCCGAATCCTTCGATACCGGCCTGTTTCAATGCGCGGTCAATTCTCGCCGTGCGCGCTGCGCGGGGGGTGCCTCTGAATTTGAGGCCGTAACCGACATTCTCCTCAACCGTCCCCTGGAACAGGAACGGCCTTTGTGTGACCATGGTGACCGCGCGGCGCCATTCCGCCGGGGCGGCGGAGGACAGTCCGAGCGCCATGCCCTCCATGCTGATGCTCCCCCGGTCGGCCTGCCTGAGGCCCGCGACCAGGCCGAGCAGTGTGCTCTTACCCGAGCCGTTGGGGCCGAGGAGCGCCGTGATTGTCCCCTCCGCGATCTCGAGCTGCTCGACCGCCAGGGTGAAGGCGCTCCCGTATGATTTGACCAACCCTTCGATCCGGAGCATGGTCCGCCTCATGTATCTCTTCGCCGCACTATCTTACCTTCGCTGGAGGCATTGGAAAAGTATATTAATGCCGAACGCCACGGCGAGGAGAATGAGGCCGAGGGCGATCGCGAGGGCGAACTCGCCGCGCCCGGTTTCGAGGGCGATGGCAGTTGGAATATTGCGGGTGTAGAATCTGATGTTTCCGCCCAGCATCATCGAGACCCCCACCTCTGCGAACACGCGGCCGAATCCCGCGATGATCGCCGCGAACAGCGCAAAGCGGCCTTCACTCAGAACGACGCGGGCCGCCTGCCGTTCGCTCGCCCCGAGGGTGAGCGCGGTGTCACGGGCGCGCGTGTCCACGTGCTGTACCGCTGAGATGCTGAGGGCGGTGATGATGGGAAGGGCGAGGACGAATTGCCCGATGATCATCGCGAGCGGCGTGAAGAGCAGGTTGAGCGAGCCGAGCGGCCCCTGGCGCGACAGGACGGAATAGACCATGAGGCCGACGACCACCGTGGGGAGGGCGAGGAGGGTATTGAAGACCGTGATGACGAGTCCCTTCCCGTGGAACTCGCGGGACGCGATTGAGAAGCCGAGCGGGACTCCGACTGCGGAGGCGATGAGCGTTGAGGCGGTGGCTATTTTGATTGAAACGAGAGAGATCCCCAGCACCTCGGGGTTGCAGTGGAGTATGAGGCGGAGCGCCTCGCGGAAACCGTCAATGAGGTAGCTCAATCCCCCGCGCCTCCTGATATGCGTTGGGGTGGAACAGGACGGAACCCTTCTTTTTAAAGTCCCCGATCATATTTTGGCCCTCGGGCGAGGTCAGCCAGCCGATGAGGCACATTGCGTGAATATAGCCCACGTGACGATGACGCGCGGGACTCACGGCGATGATCGCGTATTGATTCAGCAGGCGGCGGTCCCCCTCGCAGAGAATCCGGAGCTCCACCTTATCCGAAAACGCCGTGTAGGTGGCCCGGTCCGCGAGGCAGTATCCCTTCTTCTCGTCGGCGATGGTGAGTGTTGCGCCCATCCCTTGGCCTGTCTCCATATACCATGTGCCTTTGGGCGCGATGGCGGCTTCTTTCCAGAGCGCCTTTTCCTTCTCGTGTGTCCCGGAACCGTCGCCGCGGGAGACAAATGGCGCTTTCGCGCCCGCAATAGCCTTG
This portion of the Candidatus Auribacterota bacterium genome encodes:
- a CDS encoding ABC transporter permease; translated protein: MSYLIDGFREALRLILHCNPEVLGISLVSIKIATASTLIASAVGVPLGFSIASREFHGKGLVITVFNTLLALPTVVVGLMVYSVLSRQGPLGSLNLLFTPLAMIIGQFVLALPIITALSISAVQHVDTRARDTALTLGASERQAARVVLSEGRFALFAAIIAGFGRVFAEVGVSMMLGGNIRFYTRNIPTAIALETGRGEFALAIALGLILLAVAFGINILFQCLQRR
- a CDS encoding ABC transporter ATP-binding protein; its protein translation is MLRIEGLVKSYGSAFTLAVEQLEIAEGTITALLGPNGSGKSTLLGLVAGLRQADRGSISMEGMALGLSSAAPAEWRRAVTMVTQRPFLFQGTVEENVGYGLKFRGTPRAARTARIDRALKQAGIEGFGRRNARELSDGEAQMVAIARALVVEPRILLLDEPTANIDSDNAARIETLIASLSDTNNFTVVFATHNLEQAYRLSTRVVSIIRGRPVPAHPENIFRGTVTGERNGLTIISLRGGVQIEADTTLSGSVHVAIDPTNIIVSRMELHSSARNSFAGRLVSSSTHGHRVRLVVAAGVEFCVLVTEQSFREMALQPGEIVYVTFKSTAVRVF
- a CDS encoding substrate-binding domain-containing protein, with amino-acid sequence MIHKKMVQLVLLLCALIVTSIASHAAGRLKLATTTSTVDTGLLDSILPPFEKRLNLKVDVISVGSGKAIALARNGDVDAILVHDPKAEETFVRDGYGVNRREVMYNDFVIVGPENDPSRIGGKRDAVVALKAIAGAKAPFVSRGDGSGTHEKEKALWKEAAIAPKGTWYMETGQGMGATLTIADEKKGYCLADRATYTAFSDKVELRILCEGDRRLLNQYAIIAVSPARHRHVGYIHAMCLIGWLTSPEGQNMIGDFKKKGSVLFHPNAYQEARGIELPH